In Rhipicephalus microplus isolate Deutch F79 chromosome 7, USDA_Rmic, whole genome shotgun sequence, one genomic interval encodes:
- the LOC142767632 gene encoding uncharacterized protein LOC142767632 isoform X3 produces the protein MPLLLRILRIQLGIRQQQREVLQEVRQLKHKRKHLLQIGGLGLREIGVNAMKAVLAHDVQVLYSLHGRKGKRAFVNLRLCRLVTDVIRQKAGCDQAEALNFIKRWLPGSGDRCGGRKRRFREAFVVEQPDDPHSQSADYRLLAAAGFLPSHSSQGLDSTTVTVPPTQPDLQ, from the exons atgc ctctattgctacggatcctgcggatccaacttggcatccggcagcaacaaagagaggttctgcaggaggtgcgacagctgaagcacaag cgcaagcacctcctgcagattgggggacttggcctccgagaaattggtgtgaatgccatgaaggctgtattggcacatgacgtgcaagtgctgtacagccttcatggcagaaaagggaaaagggcatttgtgaacctgaggctctgtagattagtgacag atgtcatccgccaaaaagcagggtgcgaccaggcggaggccctcaactttattaagaggtggctgccagggtctggtgatcgctgtgggggcaggaagcggcgcttcagagaagcatttgttgtggagcagcccgatgatccccactctcagagtgcagattatcggctgctcgcggcagctggcttcctgcccagccacagcagccagggccttgacagcaccactgtcactgtgcccccaacgcaacctgacctgcagtag